From Candidatus Thermoplasmatota archaeon:
TTCGAAAGAATTTTCATTTTCTGTTTTTGAGAACCGGCGGATCGCTTGTTGTTTTTTTTGGAATAATAACTCGTGTATAACAATTACAACCGGTACAAAATATAATGATTTTACCATGATGAATTCTAATCCGACCTGTCGTTCCAGGTAAAATGTACTTCTTACAATGTTTACAATAACATCGTTTATATTGTGCAGGAATCGGAACTCGATACCGCATCCCGATTCTCCGCGCAAGATGAACATATCTATTTGCTAAG
This genomic window contains:
- a CDS encoding ribonuclease P; this encodes MPSKRFAEKKQQKKIAHHRICYLFDLAEKNARDNKFDLANRYVHLARRIGMRYRVPIPAQYKRCYCKHCKKYILPGTTGRIRIHHGKIIIFCTGCNCYTRVIIPKKTTSDPPVLKNRK